One stretch of Plasmodium yoelii strain 17X genome assembly, chromosome: 5 DNA includes these proteins:
- a CDS encoding PIR protein: MDYLLCLRFDKLRNYFPDELNKSTKNDIHSLGNIKNYCSNGESEETGCKTDLDKINGGCLWLFEQNIVNRINDLSNEQLKVFIIYIIIWLNYMVNLKKDGEIKNLNDFYTKYIETNTHYTNCKKNNNDYNHTLKEKTGYNNFKEIIDKRKDFVNINFEYIPKFYDAFKSLCNMYTEIDANSPNCTKYLIDAKNFVEKYEKLNDDSISGDSSYRQILSTLSTDYDNFKNYCISNGVNCKGFPPLSLIKKKQNSELSEKISDVTSSSSSIKNKLIPVLSIIAAIPILLGIFYKYSLFGFRKRSQKHLREKLKK, translated from the exons atgGATTATCTcctg tgtcTAAGGTTTGATAAATTGAGAAATTATTTCCCCGACGAATTAAACAAATCTACAAAGAATGATATTCATAGTTTAGGGAATATTAAGAATTATTGCTCTAATGGAGAATCAGAGGAAACAGGATGTAAGACTGATctcgataaaataaatggtgGATGTCTATGGTTGTTCGAGCAAAACATTGTTAATAGGATTAATGATTTAAGTAATGAACAACTTAAAgtgtttattatatacattattatatggttAAATTATATGGTAAACCTAAAGAAAGATGGTGAAATCAAAAACctaaatgatttttatactaaatatatagaaactAATACGCATTATActaattgtaaaaaaaataataatgattataatcatacattaaaagaaaaaactggatataataattttaaggaAATCATAGATAAAAGAAAGGATTTTGtgaatattaattttgaatatatccctaaattttatgatgcatttaaatcattatgcaATATGTATACTGAAATTGATGCAAACAGCCCCAATTGCACGAAATATTTGATTGATGCTAAAAATTTTGTTGAAAAATACGAAAAACTTAATGATGATTCTATAAGTGGAGATAGTTCATATAGACAAATATTGTCTACtttatcaactgattatgataattttaaaaattattgtatTAGCAATGGTGTTAATTGTAAAGGTTTTCCACCTCTTtcattgataaaaaaaaaacaaaattctGAACTTTCTGAAAAAATTTCTGATgttacatcatcaagttcgtcgataaaaaacaaattaattccagttttatcgataatTGCTGCAATACCAATATTATTgggaattttttataag tattcgttatttggatttcggaaacgctctcaaaaacatttaagagaaaaactaaaaaaataa
- a CDS encoding PIR protein, translating into MSYKVWESINTIDKYFDDDPKNAGEHNPMNMLKLYCPDSNCSSDEEEIVAGFIMLLNLIGEEEIDGEKLVEYAILWLSYKLNQKKENETIILKDFYTDHIEYNSCYKGNIPTDSNSNINKGIIEKKINMMNMDIKDISNFYDPFKSLCNMYSELDPKKNTECKTCLENAGEFFEKYEKLKNSFEITKGDSYSQLWSNLSVDYKIFENEYNSVKCGNVSSVVACPRSSVTKNTLITIAIIFFAASILLGVSYKYSLFGFRKRSQKQHLREILKK; encoded by the exons atgtctTATAAAGTg TGGGAATCAATTAATACGAtcgataaatattttgatgaTGATCCGAAAAACGCGGGAGAACATAATCCTATGAATATGTTAAAATTGTATTGCCCTGATAGTAACTGTAGTAGTGATGAAGAAGAGATTGTCGCTGGTTTTATAATGTTACTAAATCTGATTGGTGAGGAAGAAATAGATGGTGAAAAACTTGTTGAATAcgctattttatggttaagttataaactaaatcaaaaaaaagaaaatgaaacgATCATATTAAAAGATTTTTATACTGATCATATAGAATATAATAGTTGTTATAAGGGGAATATACCTACTGATAGTAATAGTAATATTAATAAGGgtattatagaaaaaaaaataaatatgatgaatatggatattaaagatatatctaatttttatgacccatttaaatcattatgtaacatgtataGTGAACTTgatccaaaaaaaaatactgaATGCAAGACATGTTTAGAAAATGCTGgagaattttttgaaaaatatgaaaaacttaaaaattCTTTTGAAATTACTAAAGGAGATTCTTATTCTCAACTATGGTCTAATTTATCAGTagattataaaatttttgaaaatgaatataatagtGTTAAGTGTGGTAATGTCTCATCAGTTGTAGCTTGTCCCCGAAGTTcagtaacaaaaaatacactaattacaattgcaattatattttttgcagcatcaattttattgggagtttcttataag tattcgttatttggatttcggaaacgatctcaaaaacaacatttaagagaaattctaaaaaaataa
- a CDS encoding PIR protein gives MNKEVCKRFKNVREWFPVEMDSTGYYQFKNAEDFQKYCTNECNSDLDKISAGCLYLLNEFFRDSSVFELVAKENFYIVQYILIWLSYILNLIKTQENVNIDSFYNTYIRDGGKYTNNIKYIGRYKGYKDLIDENNYFLSMDMSIIPKLYDAFNTLCDIYNELDANNSNCMKFLEKASKFIEEYEKFIKDHEIAEDKPYLYALITLLDGYDKLKKECKHFPSTPDITKIISGDVSEVTSSSSIASKLIPILSILVAIAIFLGISYKYSLFGFRKRFQKQKLREKLKNIKKKMNQ, from the exons ATGAATAAAGAAGTG tgtaagAGGTTCAAGAATGTAAGGGAATGGTTTCCTGTTGAAATGGACAGTACTGGTTACTATCAATTTAAAAATGCTGAAGATTTCCAAAAGTATTGTACTAATGAATGTAATAGTGATCTCGATAAAATTagtgctggatgtttatatttgcttAATGAATTCTTTCGTGATTCTTCTGTGTTTGAGCTGGTTGCAAAAGAAAACTTCTATATTGTTCAATACattttgatatggttaagttatatattAAACCTTATCAAAACTCAAGAAAACGTCAATATAGACtctttttataatacatatataaggGATGGTGGTAAgtatactaataatataaaatatattggtCGTTATAAAGgttataaggatcttatagatgaaaataattattttttaagtatggATATGAGCATTATAcctaaattatatgatgcatttaataCATTATGTGACATATATAATGAGCTTGATGCAAATAACTCAAATTGCATGAAATTTTTGGAAAAAGCTAGTAAATTTATTGaagaatatgaaaaatttatCAAAGATCATGAAATTGCTGAAGATAAACCCTATTTATATGCATTGATTACTTTATTAGATGGctatgataaattaaaaaaagaatgtAAACATTTCCCATCCACTCCagatataacaaaaataatttctGGAGATGTTTCTGAAGTTACATCAAGTTCATCGATAGCaagcaaattaattccaattttatcgatattagttgcaatagcaatttttttaggaatttcttataag tattcgttatttggatttcggaaacgatttcaaaaacaaaaattaagagaaaagctaaaaaatataaagaagaaaatgaaccaataa